A genomic segment from Oncorhynchus clarkii lewisi isolate Uvic-CL-2024 chromosome 12, UVic_Ocla_1.0, whole genome shotgun sequence encodes:
- the LOC139421808 gene encoding uncharacterized protein, translating to MPEVSVVSEVSVVSVVSEVSVVSEVSGMSVVSVVSVVSVVSEIYSLSTATASPQLQSLHSYSLSTDTQPPQLQPLHSYSLSTAIVSPRYSLSTATVSPQLQPPQLQPLHSYSLSTGTASTTTVSPQLQSLHATASPQLQPPQLQSLHSYSLSTATVSPQLQPLHSYTAPTATASPQLQPLHSYSLSTVIVSPRYSLHSYSLSTATASTATVSPQLQSLHATASPQLQSLHATASPQLQSIHTTASPATASTATSPQLQPLHSYSLSTATAFLQLQSLHSYSLSTATASPQLQSLHSNSLSTATVSPQLQPLYSYSFSTATASPQLQPLHSYNLSTATVSPQLQPPELQPLHSCSLSTLHPLHSYRLSTATDSPQLQYLDATASPPLQPLHSYNLSTATTSPQLQSLHSYNLSTATTSPQLQSLHSYNLSTATIHSLHSYSLSTATASPQLLSLHATASPQLQSLHSYSLHSYSLSTATASPQPLHSYSLSTATASTATASPQLQPLHSYSLHNYSLSAATVSPRYSLSTATDSTTTVSPQLQPLHSYSLSKATASPQLHSPHSYSVSTASASPQLQSLHSYSLSTLQPPQLQSLHSYSLHCYSLSTATVSPRYSLSTATVSPRYSLSTATVYPHYSLSPATASPQLQSLHRYSLSTATASPQLQPLYSYSLSTATVSPKLQPLHSYTAPTATASPQLQPLHSYSLSTVIVSPRYSLHSYSLSTATASTATVSPQLQSLHATASPQLQSLHATASPQLQSIHTTASPQLQPLHSYSLSTATASPQLQPLHSYNLSTATTSPQLQSLHSYSLQSYNLSTAAVSRRYTLSTATDSPQLQTLHSYRLSTATDSPQLQPLHSYSLSTATVSPQLQSLHSYSLSTATVSPQLQSLHSYSLSTATQPPQLHPLHSYSLSTATVSPQL from the exons ctacagcctctccacagctacagcctctccacagctacagtctctccacagctacagcctctccacagATACACAGCCTCCAcagctacagcctctccacagctacagcctctccacagctaTTGTCTCTCCAcgctacagcctctccacagctacagtctctccacagctacagcctccacagctacagcctctccacagctacagcctctccacagGTACAGCCTCCACAACTACAGTCTCTCCGCAGCTACAGTCTCTCCAcgctacagcctctccacagctacagcctCCACAACTACagtctctccacagctacagcctctccacagctacagtctctccacagctacagcctctccacagctacaCAGCCCCCACAGCTACAGCGTCTCCAcagctacagcctctccacagctacagtctcTCCACAGTTATAGTCTCTCCACGCTACAGCCTCCACAGCTACagtctctccacagctacagcctccacagctacagtctctccacagctacagtctctccacgctacagcctctccacagctacagtctctccacgctacagcctctccacagctacagtctATCCACACTACAGCCTCTCCAGCTACAGCCTCTACAGCTacctctccacagctacagcctctccacagctacagcctctccacagctacagcctTTCTACAGCTACagtctctccacagctacagtctctccacagctacagcctctccacagctacaATCTCTCCACAGCAATagcctctccacagctacagtctcTCCACAGCTACAACCTCTCTACAGCTACAGCTTCTCCAcagctacagcctctccacagctacaacctctccacagctacaacctctccacagctacagtctctccacagctacagcctCCAGAGCTACAACCTCTCCACAGCTGCAGTCTCTCGACGCTACACCCTCTCCACAGCTACAGACTCTCCACAGCTACAGACTCTCCACAGCTACAATACCTCGACGCTACAGCCTCTCCACcgctacagcctctccacagctacaacctctccacagctacaacctctccacagctacagtctctccacagctacaacctctccacagctacaacctctccacagctacagtctctccacagctacaacctctccacagctaca ATACACAGCCTCCAcagctacagcctctccacagctacagcctctccacagctaTTGTCTCTCCAcgctacagcctctccacagctacagtctctccacagctacagcctccacagctacagcctctccacagctacagcctctccacag cctctccacagctacagtctctccacagctacagcctccacagctacagcctctccacagctacagcctctccacagtTACAGCCTCCACAACTACAGTCTCTCCGCAGCTACAGTCTCTCCAcgctacagcctctccacagctacagaCTCCACAACTACagtctctccacagctacagcctctccacagctacagtctctccaaagctacagcctctccacagctacaCAGCCCCCACAGCTACAGCGTCTCCACAGCTTcagcctctccacagctacagtctcTCCACAGTTATAGTCTCTCCACGCTACAGCCTCCACAGCTACagtctctccacagctacagcctccactgctacagtctctccacagctacagtctctccacgctacagcctctccacagctacagtctctccacgctacagcctctccacagctacagtctATCCACACTACAGCCTCTCCCcagctacagcctctccacagctacagtctctccacaggtacagcctctccacagctacagcctctccacagctacagcctctctacagctacagtctctccacagctacagtctctccaaagctacagcctctccacagctacaCAGCCCCCACAGCTACAGCGTCTCCACAGCTTcagcctctccacagctacagtctcTCCACAGTTATAGTCTCTCCACGCTACAGCCTCCACAGCTACagtctctccacagctacagcctccactgctacagtctctccacagctacagtctctccacgctacagcctctccacagctacagtctctccacgctacagcctctccacagctacagtctATCCACACTACAGCCTCTCCCcagctacagcctctccacagctacagtctctccacag CTACAGCTTCTCCAcagctacagcctctccacagctacaacctctccacagctacaacctctccacagctacagtctctccacagctacagcctCCAGAGCTACAACCTCTCCACAGCTGCAGTCTCTCGACGCTACACCCTCTCCACAGCTACAGACTCTCCACAGCTACAGACTCTCCACAGCTACAGACTCTCCACAGCTACAGACTCTCCACAGCTACaacctctccacagctacagcctctccacagctacagtctctccacagctacagtctctccacagctacagcctctccacagctacagtctctccacagctacagtctctccacagctacagcctctccacagctacaCAGCCTCCACAGCTACAtcctctccacagctacagcctctccacagctacagtctcTCCACAGCTATAG